A stretch of the Actinoalloteichus fjordicus genome encodes the following:
- a CDS encoding tetratricopeptide repeat protein: MTVVSGLGGVGKTTLAAQWLQRITEETPDGQLYADLGGFGVDAVLPERVLAAFLRALGASDQQIPDELPERTALFRTMTADKAVAVLLDNAGTAAQVRPLLPTSAQSIVVVTSRVRLIGLGMDGARFLALSPLDEESAVELLASFVGSERAAAERDSTSRLARQCGCLPVALSVAGAQLAARPRLRISRVVTNLDDQESRLTRLSAEAVSVESIFDLSYGGLPSDAARLYRRLGWHPGREFGLAAAAAAAGESEDETDELLETLLESNLLEERAEGRLRFHDLLRLHARSRCAVDEGADAARAVVEHYLRAAVRADLVLMPLRPAEGPMFDAVRPEPAAFASPTEALAWLLVEHDNLTSALRQAIERGWDDLAWQFSQAMWGLYLNTRRFREWIDNHRQGVAAARRLGDPLVEARLLVQLTVALSRAGRFDEVVEEARRALRLAEELDAPTIQSTALAHLGEAARRRHDGEEALRLLRRALSIEEQAESGTERGAALRRRLLGRVLLDLGRYDEAITELTKAKLVLIGLSDVPNATRAAVVLGDAHARAGDFEAAQAELTAALAAVDQTSSVFVRAEVHRGLGELHHRRDEFPQARVHLQRALVLLGEENPEDAAAVRERLSAIAAEAAFATGSPDGEGALPGSGPELGT; this comes from the coding sequence TTGACCGTCGTGTCCGGCCTGGGCGGCGTCGGGAAGACGACGCTGGCCGCCCAATGGCTGCAGCGCATCACCGAGGAGACACCGGACGGGCAGCTCTACGCCGACCTCGGCGGCTTCGGCGTCGACGCGGTCCTGCCCGAGCGGGTTCTCGCCGCCTTTCTGCGGGCACTGGGAGCCTCCGACCAGCAGATCCCGGACGAACTGCCCGAGCGAACGGCGTTGTTCCGGACGATGACCGCGGACAAGGCCGTGGCGGTGCTGCTCGACAACGCGGGCACCGCCGCACAGGTCCGGCCACTGCTTCCGACGTCCGCCCAGTCCATCGTGGTCGTCACCAGCAGGGTCCGGCTCATCGGACTGGGGATGGACGGCGCCCGGTTCCTCGCGCTGTCCCCGTTGGACGAGGAGAGCGCGGTCGAGCTGCTGGCCAGCTTCGTCGGCTCGGAACGGGCGGCGGCGGAGCGGGACTCCACGTCTCGACTGGCTCGGCAGTGCGGCTGTCTTCCGGTGGCCTTGTCGGTCGCGGGCGCCCAACTGGCCGCCCGGCCGAGGCTGCGGATCAGTCGCGTGGTGACCAACCTCGACGACCAGGAGAGTCGGTTGACGCGGCTGTCCGCCGAGGCGGTGTCGGTGGAGAGCATCTTCGATCTGTCCTATGGCGGTCTTCCGTCCGATGCCGCGCGGTTGTATCGCAGGCTGGGGTGGCATCCCGGTCGCGAGTTCGGCCTCGCCGCCGCGGCCGCTGCGGCGGGGGAGTCCGAGGACGAGACGGACGAACTGCTGGAGACGCTCCTGGAGTCGAATCTGCTGGAGGAACGTGCCGAAGGCAGGCTCCGCTTCCACGACCTGCTGCGGCTGCATGCGCGCTCGCGGTGTGCTGTCGACGAGGGTGCCGACGCGGCGCGGGCCGTCGTCGAGCACTATCTGCGCGCGGCGGTGCGGGCCGACCTGGTCCTGATGCCGCTGCGTCCGGCGGAGGGCCCGATGTTCGATGCCGTGCGTCCGGAGCCCGCCGCGTTCGCCTCCCCGACGGAGGCGCTCGCCTGGCTGCTCGTGGAGCACGACAACCTGACCTCGGCGCTGCGCCAGGCGATCGAGCGGGGCTGGGACGACCTGGCCTGGCAGTTCAGCCAGGCCATGTGGGGGCTGTATCTCAACACCCGGCGATTCCGCGAGTGGATCGACAACCACCGACAGGGGGTTGCGGCCGCCCGGCGGCTCGGCGATCCGCTCGTCGAGGCGCGGCTGCTCGTTCAGCTGACGGTCGCGTTGTCTCGCGCGGGCCGGTTCGACGAGGTCGTCGAGGAGGCTCGACGTGCGCTCCGGCTGGCCGAGGAACTCGACGCGCCGACCATTCAGTCCACGGCGCTGGCTCACCTCGGCGAGGCAGCCCGACGGCGACACGACGGCGAGGAGGCACTGCGGCTGCTGCGGCGGGCGCTGTCGATCGAGGAGCAGGCGGAGTCGGGAACCGAACGCGGGGCGGCCTTGCGTCGTCGACTGCTGGGCCGGGTGCTTCTCGACCTCGGCCGCTATGACGAGGCGATCACCGAACTGACCAAGGCGAAACTCGTGCTGATCGGCTTGTCCGACGTCCCGAATGCCACGCGGGCCGCCGTGGTTCTCGGTGATGCCCACGCCAGGGCTGGTGACTTCGAGGCCGCTCAGGCCGAACTGACCGCCGCGTTGGCGGCCGTCGACCAGACCAGTTCGGTGTTCGTCCGCGCCGAGGTGCATCGGGGCCTGGGGGAACTCCACCACCGTCGTGATGAGTTCCCCCAGGCCCGTGTGCATCTTCAGCGTGCCCTGGTGTTGCTCGGGGAGGAGAACCCCGAGGACGCCGCCGCAGTGCGCGAGCGGCTGTCCGCCATCGCCGCCGAGGCGGCCTTCGCCACCGGGTCCCCCGATGGCGAAGGCGCGCTTCCTGGTTCAGGACCCGAGCTCGGCACGTAA
- the cas6e gene encoding type I-E CRISPR-associated protein Cas6/Cse3/CasE, translating to MFLSRLTVDVTSRNFRLDYADVHQMHRTVMSAFPDLDAKRTARAHCGALWRLDEHERGFVLLVQSRLEPKWAALPAGYLTAPPDVRSLDPFLRLIAPGRKISFRLVANPTRAIHPPGSVPGTRGRGRPVPQRLPAKQVEWLARKGEQHGFVLPVGRDGQADVAPAPRPGLRGRSDGNTITIEPVRFDGHLVPTDVEALRAAVLAGIGRAKAYGCGLISLGPAREAG from the coding sequence GTGTTCCTGAGCCGACTCACCGTCGACGTGACCTCGCGGAACTTCCGCCTGGACTACGCCGACGTCCATCAGATGCACCGCACCGTGATGTCGGCCTTCCCCGACCTCGACGCGAAGCGGACCGCGCGGGCACACTGCGGGGCGCTGTGGCGGCTCGACGAGCACGAGCGCGGCTTCGTCCTGCTCGTGCAGAGCAGGCTGGAGCCGAAATGGGCGGCGCTGCCCGCCGGTTACCTCACCGCTCCGCCGGACGTCCGCTCGCTCGATCCGTTCCTGCGGCTGATCGCCCCGGGGCGCAAGATCAGTTTTCGGCTGGTCGCCAATCCGACGCGAGCGATTCATCCCCCCGGCTCCGTACCGGGGACTCGGGGGCGCGGCAGGCCCGTGCCGCAGCGGCTGCCCGCCAAGCAGGTGGAGTGGCTGGCGCGGAAGGGCGAGCAGCACGGCTTCGTGCTCCCGGTGGGCCGCGACGGCCAGGCGGACGTCGCGCCCGCGCCCCGGCCGGGCCTGCGCGGTCGATCGGACGGCAACACGATCACCATCGAGCCCGTTCGCTTCGACGGGCACCTCGTTCCGACCGATGTCGAGGCATTGCGTGCCGCGGTGCTCGCCGGGATCGGGCGGGCCAAGGCCTACGGGTGCGGGCTGATCAGCCTCGGTCCCGCACGTGAGGCGGGGTGA
- a CDS encoding AfsR/SARP family transcriptional regulator has product MTVEFKILGKTRAVVDGSPVLLPRAKVRAILGLLMLHPNTNVSRSKIIRNVWRPAELGKAAAHPGGREAGLRNLVETHIKKARGGLRGQQAEIKSASDGYQLLIDKKLIDFHRFRAEVETARTRASAGEHAMARGLLADCVELWNDQLLEDLNGAEAERTRSLMIADHFVPACLALLDSRLALDEHQEAFGLLNRLVDEHPKNQQVAMRRLTVLAAVGRVDEAKEHYEHLVRVLVQEGVPVLAELRGLYGRLKSGGLNRAAVPGEAGRTPPPSAQDLTRPSIQQWPPNLLVGRERLLKRLDSLFPVTDRPQSGVVVLHGVGGVGKTALALTWVARMVARGRFADGQLFADLTGYSPLGKKEPAEVLRRFLLDFGIEPDRIPTTLDRSVVRLRELTVGRTVVVVLDNALDEEHVRPLLAALSGCLVLITSRNRFENLMVHGGADDVEVPQLDQEEAERLLRRVISESRPALDKDGLALLIERGKGIPLALRVIGARVKKQSRVPLAVIAREMRGNQLLDVGDKTSLAAVFSYSYIALAEESRRAFRLLGGHPGASFGVGVAAAVVDLTAAEVRRHLDVLVSGHLLSQGADDRYEFHDLIREYAISRLERDSLAPERGSSLRRMLDWYLLTARNAYRHIHPEEDPPPPPPACTYVVPSELDGVDQSLSWFSQEWENLSGAVGLAHRERLNGHAWRIVATFEDVLYRFGRAAELIPVLKIGIAAAREVREIEPEAEAGLLNNLAFTYMNERRYDEALVTYRSSYVLAVERGDRVNQALVLGNMAYFEFRLDHPDRAVSLAEESVAIYRSLGVGPKIGNALVVLGVARRAAGDFLGAARAFNEAARAGRKAQSLKIQGDALAELGALYYHVGDLDEAIQAALSAIPLLEKAKLDHRCGYAHLVVGRCHYARLEVDEAIRHYGAAVLLYRRRPDRVASAEALTFLAQALAAAGRNSEAEHSLVLASEVLDGRDEALDTQINTQFSLL; this is encoded by the coding sequence GTGACAGTCGAATTCAAGATCTTGGGGAAGACACGAGCGGTCGTCGACGGTTCTCCGGTGCTCTTGCCCAGGGCCAAAGTGCGGGCGATCCTGGGTCTGCTGATGTTGCATCCGAACACAAACGTCAGCAGGTCGAAAATCATCAGAAACGTGTGGAGGCCAGCGGAGTTGGGCAAGGCCGCAGCACACCCTGGTGGGCGAGAAGCTGGCCTCCGGAATCTCGTCGAGACGCATATCAAGAAGGCTCGGGGAGGATTGCGCGGGCAGCAGGCGGAGATCAAATCCGCTTCGGACGGCTATCAACTGCTGATCGACAAGAAGCTGATCGACTTCCATCGATTCCGCGCGGAGGTCGAGACGGCCAGAACCCGTGCATCGGCCGGTGAACACGCTATGGCACGTGGGCTTCTCGCGGATTGCGTCGAGCTGTGGAACGACCAGTTGCTGGAGGATCTGAACGGTGCGGAGGCAGAACGTACCCGGTCTCTGATGATTGCCGATCACTTCGTGCCTGCCTGCCTCGCTCTACTGGACAGTCGACTCGCCCTCGACGAGCACCAGGAGGCGTTCGGGCTGCTGAACAGGCTGGTGGACGAGCACCCGAAGAACCAGCAGGTGGCGATGCGCCGCCTGACCGTGCTCGCGGCGGTCGGCCGAGTCGACGAGGCGAAGGAGCACTACGAGCACTTGGTCAGGGTGCTCGTGCAGGAAGGAGTTCCTGTCCTGGCAGAGCTGCGGGGGTTGTACGGCCGGCTGAAATCTGGCGGGTTGAACCGGGCGGCCGTACCAGGAGAAGCGGGACGCACGCCGCCTCCATCGGCGCAGGACCTCACTCGCCCTTCGATACAGCAGTGGCCGCCGAACCTCCTGGTGGGACGAGAGCGGCTGCTGAAGCGGCTCGACTCGCTGTTCCCCGTGACGGATCGCCCGCAATCGGGTGTGGTCGTGCTCCACGGGGTGGGAGGGGTGGGTAAGACCGCACTGGCTCTCACCTGGGTCGCTCGGATGGTGGCGCGAGGCCGTTTCGCCGATGGTCAGCTCTTCGCCGACCTGACCGGTTACAGCCCTCTCGGGAAGAAGGAACCTGCGGAGGTGTTGCGCCGGTTCCTGCTTGACTTCGGGATCGAGCCGGACCGCATTCCGACGACCCTCGACCGGTCCGTCGTCCGCCTGCGAGAGTTGACCGTCGGACGCACGGTGGTCGTCGTCTTGGACAACGCGCTGGACGAGGAGCATGTCCGGCCGCTGCTCGCCGCGTTGTCCGGCTGCCTCGTCCTGATCACCAGCCGCAATCGGTTCGAGAATCTCATGGTGCACGGTGGCGCCGATGACGTCGAGGTTCCGCAGCTCGACCAGGAGGAGGCCGAGCGGCTGCTGCGGCGAGTGATCTCGGAGAGCCGGCCGGCGCTGGACAAGGACGGGCTTGCCCTGCTGATCGAACGAGGTAAGGGCATCCCGTTGGCGCTGCGAGTCATCGGAGCCAGGGTGAAGAAACAGAGCCGGGTACCGCTTGCCGTCATCGCCCGCGAGATGCGGGGAAACCAGTTGCTCGATGTGGGCGACAAGACCTCCCTGGCGGCGGTGTTCTCCTACTCATACATCGCGCTGGCCGAGGAGTCTCGCCGGGCATTCCGGCTGCTTGGCGGCCACCCCGGTGCCAGCTTCGGCGTCGGGGTGGCCGCAGCCGTGGTCGATCTGACGGCAGCCGAGGTGCGTCGCCACCTCGACGTCCTGGTGAGTGGTCATCTCCTCAGTCAGGGTGCCGACGATCGCTACGAGTTTCATGATCTGATCCGTGAGTATGCGATCAGTCGACTGGAACGAGATTCCCTCGCTCCTGAGCGCGGTTCCTCGTTACGAAGGATGTTGGACTGGTATCTCCTGACTGCGCGGAATGCGTACCGACACATTCATCCAGAGGAGGACCCGCCGCCTCCGCCGCCTGCATGTACCTACGTTGTTCCATCCGAGCTTGATGGAGTAGATCAGTCATTGTCCTGGTTCTCTCAGGAGTGGGAGAACCTGTCAGGCGCGGTCGGCCTGGCTCATCGAGAGCGGTTGAATGGTCACGCTTGGCGGATAGTGGCGACATTTGAAGATGTTTTGTATCGATTCGGTAGGGCGGCTGAACTGATTCCGGTGCTCAAGATCGGCATAGCTGCCGCCCGCGAAGTGCGGGAGATCGAGCCTGAGGCCGAGGCTGGACTGTTGAATAATCTGGCCTTCACGTACATGAACGAGCGTCGGTATGACGAAGCATTGGTCACATATCGTTCTTCTTATGTGCTTGCCGTAGAGCGTGGGGACCGGGTGAACCAAGCTCTGGTTCTGGGCAACATGGCATACTTCGAATTTCGACTCGACCACCCAGACCGTGCGGTTTCCTTGGCCGAGGAGTCGGTGGCGATCTATCGCTCGCTGGGAGTGGGGCCGAAGATCGGCAACGCACTCGTCGTACTCGGCGTCGCTCGCCGAGCGGCTGGTGACTTCCTGGGCGCTGCCCGGGCCTTCAATGAGGCAGCGAGGGCAGGCCGCAAGGCCCAGAGCTTGAAGATCCAAGGCGATGCACTCGCCGAGCTGGGGGCTCTTTATTATCACGTCGGCGATCTCGACGAAGCCATTCAGGCAGCACTTTCTGCAATTCCACTACTTGAGAAAGCAAAGCTTGACCACCGCTGCGGATACGCACACCTTGTCGTTGGGCGGTGCCATTATGCTCGACTGGAGGTCGACGAGGCGATCCGACATTACGGCGCAGCAGTGCTGTTGTATCGCCGCCGGCCTGATCGGGTCGCAAGCGCCGAGGCGTTGACGTTCCTCGCGCAGGCGTTGGCAGCGGCGGGTCGGAACTCTGAGGCGGAACATAGTCTGGTACTTGCCTCGGAGGTCCTGGATGGCCGGGACGAAGCGCTCGATACGCAGATCAACACACAGTTCTCGCTCCTCTAG